From Equus quagga isolate Etosha38 chromosome 3, UCLA_HA_Equagga_1.0, whole genome shotgun sequence, one genomic window encodes:
- the RAB33B gene encoding ras-related protein Rab-33B isoform X1 gives MIARLPPEAGSLERGAAGPGALCLAVRQAGLPRRCQPHNRLGRVRRMASEMESSLEASFSSSGAVSGASVFLPPARSRIFKIIVIGDSNVGKTCLTYRFCAGRFPDRTEATIGVDFRERAVEIDGERIKIQLWDTAGQERFRKSMVQHYYRNVHAVVFVYDMTNMASFHSLPSWIEECKQHLLANDIPRILVGNKCDLRSAIQVPTDLAQKFADTHSMPLFETSAKNPNDNDHVEAIFMTLAHKLKSHKPLMLSQPPDNGIILKPEPKPAMTCWC, from the exons ATGATTGCGCGGCTTCCTCCCGAGGCCGGGAGCCTTGAACGTGGCGCGGCCGGGCCTGGGGCGCTCTGTTTGGCCGTTCGGCAGGCTGGCCTTCCCCGCCGCTGTCAACCCCACAACAG ATTGGGGCGGGTCAGGAGAATGGCTTCGGAGATGGAGTCGTCGCTCGAGGCAAGCTTCTCGTCCAGCGGTGCGGTGTCAGGAGCTTCCGTGTTTTTGCCTCCGGCTCGCTCCCGCATCTTCAAGATAATCGTGATCGGCGACTCCAATGTGGGCAAGACGTGCCTGACCTACCGCTTCTGCGCCGGCCGCTTCCCAGACCGCACCGAGGCTACTATCGGGGTGGATTTCCGAGAACGAGCGGTGGAGATTGATGGGGAGCGCATCAAG atccAGTTATGGGACACAGCAGGACAGGAACGATTCAGAAAGAGCATGGTACAACACTACTACAGAAATGTACATGCTGTTGTCTTCGTGTATGATATGACTAACATGGCTAGTTTTCATAGCCTGCCATCTTGGATAGAAGAATGCAAACAACATTTGCTAGCCAATGATATACCACGGATTCTTGTTGGAAATAAATGTGACTTGAGAAGTGCCATTCAGGTACCTACAGACTTGGCACAAAAATTTGCTGACACGCACAGTATGCCTTTGTTTGAAACCTCTGCTAAAAACCCGAATGATAATGACCATGTGGAAGCTATATTTATGACCTTGGCTCATAAGCTTAAGAGCCACAAACCGTTAATGCTTAGTCAACCCCCTGATAACGGAATTATCCTGAAGCCTGAACCAAAGCCTGCAATGACGTGCTGGTGCTAA
- the RAB33B gene encoding ras-related protein Rab-33B isoform X2, with the protein MASEMESSLEASFSSSGAVSGASVFLPPARSRIFKIIVIGDSNVGKTCLTYRFCAGRFPDRTEATIGVDFRERAVEIDGERIKIQLWDTAGQERFRKSMVQHYYRNVHAVVFVYDMTNMASFHSLPSWIEECKQHLLANDIPRILVGNKCDLRSAIQVPTDLAQKFADTHSMPLFETSAKNPNDNDHVEAIFMTLAHKLKSHKPLMLSQPPDNGIILKPEPKPAMTCWC; encoded by the exons ATGGCTTCGGAGATGGAGTCGTCGCTCGAGGCAAGCTTCTCGTCCAGCGGTGCGGTGTCAGGAGCTTCCGTGTTTTTGCCTCCGGCTCGCTCCCGCATCTTCAAGATAATCGTGATCGGCGACTCCAATGTGGGCAAGACGTGCCTGACCTACCGCTTCTGCGCCGGCCGCTTCCCAGACCGCACCGAGGCTACTATCGGGGTGGATTTCCGAGAACGAGCGGTGGAGATTGATGGGGAGCGCATCAAG atccAGTTATGGGACACAGCAGGACAGGAACGATTCAGAAAGAGCATGGTACAACACTACTACAGAAATGTACATGCTGTTGTCTTCGTGTATGATATGACTAACATGGCTAGTTTTCATAGCCTGCCATCTTGGATAGAAGAATGCAAACAACATTTGCTAGCCAATGATATACCACGGATTCTTGTTGGAAATAAATGTGACTTGAGAAGTGCCATTCAGGTACCTACAGACTTGGCACAAAAATTTGCTGACACGCACAGTATGCCTTTGTTTGAAACCTCTGCTAAAAACCCGAATGATAATGACCATGTGGAAGCTATATTTATGACCTTGGCTCATAAGCTTAAGAGCCACAAACCGTTAATGCTTAGTCAACCCCCTGATAACGGAATTATCCTGAAGCCTGAACCAAAGCCTGCAATGACGTGCTGGTGCTAA